One window from the genome of Xiphophorus hellerii strain 12219 chromosome 16, Xiphophorus_hellerii-4.1, whole genome shotgun sequence encodes:
- the LOC116736272 gene encoding somatostatin receptor type 5, with product MQLNSSHRLQQQRCYLETSRSRSHQRAEQQHRVRLRSAERGVAERDGTGTRLEVSPVSPLKASERQRLETGSGSGSGSGSGSADLGEQSRCESDLEENPPLVLRPAERQPRLNMGGASPGGAAPSVPLFLFNDSDQNSLLNATNFTALDGAGPSAAAVLIPLIYVVVCVIGLGGNTLVIHIVLHYSKTESVTNIYILNLAIADELFMLGLPFLAVQNSLQAWPFGPFMCRLVMTVDSINQFTSIFCLTVMSVDRYLAVVHPIRSSKWRRPPVAKVVNGTVWALSFLVVLPVVIFANIQKAGGTCNISWPQPANIWRAAFIIYTSTVGFFCPLLIICLCYLLIVFKIRSSGRKVHATSTKRRKSERKVTRMVVIVVAVFVFCWLPFYALNIINLLVSLPSDYQGLYYFVVVLGYANSCANPIVYGFLSDNFKRGFRKALCRSTRKVESHEPAESPRQQDEGRRALLPRESLRRAVRQDDDDEEDASEMTEIYQITHNGNSGFPPQAAERAAESPTPDRGDGGGEPRGKEPANGPALTGSVLTGLVLTGSVPTVPLLLNGAKNGSVKTLPEENTDQSASLEISYL from the exons ATGCAGCTGAACTCCTCCCACcgcctgcagcagcagcgctgTTACCTAGAAACCAGCCGGAGCCGGAGCCACCAGCGGGCGGAGCAGCAGCACCGAGTCCGGCTGCGGAGCGCCGAGCGCGGCGTGGCGGAGCGCGATGGGACCGGGACGCGCCTGGAGGTCTCTCCGGTTTCCCCGCTGAAAGCCTCGGAGcggcagcgcctggag ACcggatctggatctggatctggatctggatctggatctgcTGACCTTGGAGAACAAAGCCGATGTGAATCAGACCTGGAGGAAAATCCGCCTCTGGTTCTCCGTCCAGCGGAGCGACAGCCGCGTCTCAACATGGGGGGCGCCTCGCCAGGCGGGGCCGCGCCCAGCGTCCCGCTGTTCCTGTTCAACGACAGCGACCAGAACTCGCTGCTCAACGCCACCAACTTCACCGCCCTGGACGGCGCCGGGCCCAGCGCCGCCGCCGTCCTCATCCCACTGATCTACGTTGTCGTCTGCGTCATCGGCCTGGGCGGCAACACGCTGGTCATCCACATCGTGCTGCACTACTCCAAGACCGAGTCGGTCACCAACATCTACATCCTGAACCTGGCCATCGCAGACGAGCTGTTCATGCTGGGCCTGCCCTTCCTGGCCGTCCAGAACTCGCTGCAGGCCTGGCCCTTCGGACCCTTCATGTGCCGACTCGTCATGACCGTCGACTCCATCAACCAGTTCACCAGCATCTTCTGCCTCACCGTCATGAGCGTCGACCGCTACCTGGCCGTCGTTCACCCCATCCGCTCCTCCAAGTGGCGGCGCCCTCCGGTGGCCAAAGTGGTGAATGGCACCGTGTGGGCTCTGTCCTTCCTGGTCGTTCTGCCAGTGGTGATCTTCGCCAACATCCAGAAGGCGGGAGGAACCTGCAACATCAGCTGGCCGCAACCGGCCAACATCTGGAGGGCCGCCTTCATCATCTACACCTCCACCGTGGGCTTCTTCTGCCCGCTGCTCATCATCTGCCTCTGCTACCTGCTCATCGTCTTCAAGATCCGCAGTTCCGGTAGAAAGGTCCACGCCACCTCAACCAAGAGGCGGAAGTCGGAGCGGAAAGTGACCCGAATGGTGGTGATAGTGGTGGCGGTCTTCGTCTTCTGCTGGTTGCCTTTCTACGCACTAAACATCATCAACTTGCTGGTGTCTCTGCCGTCGGACTACCAGGGCCTTTACTACTTCGTGGTTGTGCTCGGATACGCCAACAGCTGCGCCAACCCCATCGTCTACGGCTTCCTGTCCGACAACTTCAAGAGAGGTTTCCGGAAGGCTCTGTGCCGCTCCACCAGGAAGGTGGAGAGTCACGAACCGGCGGAAAGTCCGCGGCAGCAGGACGAGGGGCGGCGGGCGCTGCTGCCCAGGGAGAGCCTGCGGCGGGCCGTCCGCCAGGACGATGACGACGAGGAAGATGCGTCTGAAATGACTGAGATCTACCAGATCACCCACAACGGGAACAGCGGCTTCCCGCCTCAGGCCGCGGAGAGAGCGGCGGAGAGTCCGACCCCGGACCGGGGCGACGGCGGCGGGGAGCCCAGAGGGAAGGAACCGGCTAATGGGCCGGCCCTCACTGGGTCGGTTCTGACCGGTTTGGTCCTTACCGGGTCGGTTCCGACAGTCCCGCTGCTGCTGAACGGAGCCAAAAACGGAAGTGTGAAAACTCTGCCGGAGGAAAACACGGACCAGAGCGCCTCACTGGAGATAAGTTATTTATAG